One Xiphophorus hellerii strain 12219 chromosome 1, Xiphophorus_hellerii-4.1, whole genome shotgun sequence DNA segment encodes these proteins:
- the cnbpa gene encoding CCHC-type zinc finger, nucleic acid binding protein a produces MEMSSNSECFGCGRSGHWVKHCPNASGARGRGRGRGRGKELFCYRCGDQGHMARDCDQTEDACYNCHRSGHISRDCKEPRKEREQLCYTCGKAGHMARDCDHANEQKCYSCGGFGHIQKLCDKVKCYRCGEIGHVAVHCSKASETNCYNCGKAGHLAKECTIEATA; encoded by the exons ATGGAGATGAGCAGCAACAGTGAGTGCTTTGGATGTGGCCGCTCTGGTCATTGGGTCAAGCATTGTCCTAATGCCAGTGGTGCGCGTGGACGTGGCAGGGGCCGGGGACGAGGAAAGG AGCTGTTCTGTTATCGCTGTGGAGACCAGGGACACATGGCCAGGGACTGTGACCAAACTGAGGATG CGTGCTACAACTGCCACAGGAGTGGTCACATCTCCCGGGACTGCAAGGAGCCCAGGAAGGAGAGAGAGCAGCTCTGCTACACCTGTGGCAAAGCCGGCCACATGGCTCGTGACTGCGACCACGCCAACGAGCAGAAGTGCTACTCCTGCGGTGGGTTTGGTCACATCCAGAAGCTTTGTGATAAGGTGAAATGTTACCG gtGTGGTGAGATTGGTCACGTCGCTGTGCACTGCAGTAAAGCCAGCGAGACCAACTGCTACAACTGTGGAAAGGCGGGCCACCTGGCAAAAGAGTGCACCATCGAAGCAACCGCATAA